A region of Candidatus Schekmanbacteria bacterium DNA encodes the following proteins:
- a CDS encoding glycosyltransferase family 2 protein, which yields MFFINKKLAKNHLFKTKQKNRQKIMIWIILPSYNEEEALPILLEKIKETSKGFEDDYKVVVVDDGSSDNTQAILENFKKKIPLEIIRHTKNLGLGKALFNGIKKVVVEASNGDVVITLDADNTHPPTLFKEMITKLREENNQIVIASRYEKGGEEVGLSLFRKILSRSASIIIKAGFDVGNAKDCTCGFRAYDAGILKKGLEIYGDKLIEESSFVCMAELLVKLSHIGAKVSEVPLILRYDLKKGSSKMKYIYTIWRYFNLVIRKNKLLSFPKY from the coding sequence ATGTTTTTTATAAACAAGAAGTTAGCAAAAAATCATCTTTTCAAGACAAAACAGAAAAACAGGCAAAAGATAATGATATGGATTATTCTTCCATCTTACAATGAAGAAGAAGCCCTTCCAATTCTTCTTGAAAAAATAAAAGAGACATCAAAAGGATTCGAAGATGACTATAAGGTAGTAGTTGTCGATGATGGAAGTAGTGACAATACACAAGCCATTCTCGAGAACTTCAAAAAAAAGATTCCATTGGAAATAATAAGACACACAAAAAATTTGGGCCTCGGAAAAGCCCTCTTCAATGGTATCAAAAAAGTTGTTGTAGAAGCTTCAAATGGAGATGTTGTAATAACTTTGGATGCCGATAATACCCATCCACCAACTCTTTTCAAAGAAATGATTACTAAATTGAGGGAAGAAAACAATCAAATAGTGATTGCCTCGAGATATGAAAAAGGAGGAGAAGAAGTCGGACTATCATTGTTTCGAAAAATATTAAGCCGCAGCGCAAGTATTATTATAAAAGCAGGTTTTGATGTGGGAAATGCAAAGGACTGCACTTGCGGATTTAGGGCATATGATGCAGGGATACTAAAAAAGGGATTAGAGATATATGGAGATAAACTAATAGAAGAAAGCAGTTTTGTCTGCATGGCTGAGCTTTTGGTTAAATTATCACATATTGGGGCCAAGGTTTCTGAAGTGCCTCTTATCCTTAGATATGATCTGAAGAAAGGCAGTTCAAAAATGAAATATATTTATACGATTTGGCGTTAT